A single genomic interval of Sphingopyxis sp. CCNWLW2 harbors:
- a CDS encoding serine hydrolase domain-containing protein, which yields MTIEAICERAFVPALEAVESGRIPGAALGMVSVDGESAVRFAGMAALVPEREALTRNHWFDLASLSKVIATTTIILTLAEQGRLDLDRPLTDAIPDLRQYDVAGAAERRLTFRDCLMHRTFLPAVEPLYTYGGDPTRLRAFVLQREWRHGPPVYSDINFILLGLAIERLTGAALSDWPLGAGLGFGPPPGPAVATENCSWRGRVMKGEVHDENAFALGGAPGHAGLFGTVDGVLGFARAMLDGSILSPAMLAEVRTANEQHRTCGWERAFAGWHGGDACSANTVGHTGFTGTGLWIDFERGLAWTLLTNRVHPTRHADSGITTLRPTVGDRVITSWDERN from the coding sequence ATGACGATCGAGGCTATCTGCGAACGGGCATTTGTCCCCGCGCTCGAAGCCGTCGAAAGCGGCCGCATCCCCGGGGCTGCGCTCGGCATGGTCAGCGTCGATGGGGAGAGCGCGGTGCGCTTCGCCGGAATGGCCGCGCTCGTCCCCGAACGCGAAGCGCTGACCCGCAATCACTGGTTCGACCTCGCGTCGCTCAGCAAGGTGATCGCGACGACAACGATCATCCTGACGCTCGCCGAACAGGGACGGCTCGACCTCGACCGGCCGCTGACCGACGCGATCCCCGATCTCCGCCAATATGATGTCGCGGGCGCTGCCGAACGCCGGCTGACCTTTCGCGACTGCCTGATGCACCGGACTTTCCTGCCCGCGGTCGAGCCCCTCTATACCTACGGCGGCGATCCGACACGGCTTCGCGCCTTTGTCCTGCAGCGCGAATGGCGCCACGGGCCGCCGGTCTATTCGGACATCAATTTCATCCTGCTCGGCCTCGCGATCGAGCGTCTGACCGGCGCGGCGCTGTCGGATTGGCCGCTCGGCGCGGGGCTCGGCTTCGGCCCGCCGCCCGGCCCGGCGGTCGCCACCGAAAATTGCAGCTGGCGCGGGCGCGTGATGAAGGGCGAGGTGCACGACGAAAACGCCTTCGCGCTCGGCGGCGCTCCGGGGCACGCGGGGCTGTTCGGCACGGTCGACGGCGTGCTCGGTTTTGCGCGCGCAATGCTCGACGGGTCGATACTCTCGCCCGCGATGCTGGCCGAAGTGCGCACTGCAAACGAGCAGCACCGCACCTGCGGCTGGGAACGCGCCTTTGCCGGATGGCATGGCGGCGACGCCTGTTCGGCCAACACGGTCGGCCATACGGGTTTCACCGGCACGGGGCTGTGGATCGATTTCGAGCGCGGCCTTGCGTGGACATTGCTCACCAACCGGGTCCATCCGACCCGCCACGCCGACAGCGGCATAACCACCCTGCGCCCCACGGTGGGCGACCGGGTCATTACAAGCTGGGACGAACGAAATTAA
- the dacB gene encoding D-alanyl-D-alanine carboxypeptidase/D-alanyl-D-alanine endopeptidase yields MTTSIGRFALASALALPLSLTAAHAQTSPAPVPLLTTVEQKLAAGPAGSRFGLLVTTLDGEVLVSIAPDERFIPASNTKMFTTAIAYTELPLLQRTAKGTGVRLETGADGKVDVVLHGRGDALLSSADDCKVDCLQTLADAVAAKTRHVRNIFGDDSWFPDERWGPGMSWNNIQSRYGTGTSALTLDDNELVVKLAPGAVGAAPGVQASGYYIIENRVTTVAGKEEAITAERMPNSRVLRLTGTVGAEVAPMTLRYGIDDPAHHAAWRLGELLRARGVRVDGDIEVRHRPLTPADDPENRKGTPATLPAEPAMLAELPAPSLAENMVRINKESQNLHTELMLRRVSRQAGSGSIADGQAVMQRVMTQAGLPATAYHFADGSGMSSYNRITPRAAVGLLSWIARQPWSMAWRGTLPIAGRDGTLQSRFKGTILEGKLFAKTGSLNASRALSGYLTTRSGRTLIFSALANDMPEDTDAQATAAVDRALVAIAEAL; encoded by the coding sequence ATGACGACATCGATTGGACGCTTCGCGCTCGCCTCCGCTCTCGCGCTGCCGCTTTCGCTGACCGCGGCCCACGCACAGACGAGCCCGGCCCCCGTGCCGCTGCTGACGACGGTCGAACAGAAACTGGCCGCGGGACCCGCGGGGTCGCGCTTCGGACTGCTCGTCACGACGCTCGATGGCGAAGTGCTGGTGTCGATCGCGCCCGACGAGCGCTTCATCCCCGCCTCGAACACCAAGATGTTCACGACCGCGATCGCCTATACCGAGCTGCCATTGCTCCAGCGGACCGCGAAGGGCACCGGCGTGCGGCTCGAAACGGGCGCCGATGGCAAGGTCGATGTCGTGCTGCATGGCCGCGGCGACGCGCTGCTGTCGAGCGCCGACGACTGCAAGGTCGATTGCCTGCAGACGCTCGCCGATGCGGTCGCGGCGAAGACGCGCCATGTCCGCAATATCTTCGGCGACGACAGCTGGTTCCCCGACGAGCGCTGGGGTCCGGGGATGAGCTGGAACAATATCCAGTCGCGTTACGGCACCGGCACCTCCGCGTTGACGCTCGACGACAATGAGCTGGTGGTAAAGCTGGCGCCCGGAGCGGTCGGCGCCGCGCCGGGCGTGCAGGCGTCCGGCTATTATATCATCGAAAATCGGGTCACGACCGTCGCGGGCAAGGAAGAGGCGATCACCGCCGAGCGCATGCCGAACAGCCGCGTCCTGCGCCTGACGGGCACCGTCGGCGCCGAGGTCGCGCCGATGACGCTGCGCTATGGCATCGACGATCCGGCGCACCATGCGGCGTGGCGCCTCGGCGAACTGCTGCGCGCACGCGGAGTACGCGTCGATGGCGATATCGAGGTGCGCCACCGGCCGCTGACGCCCGCCGACGATCCCGAGAACCGCAAGGGTACGCCGGCCACCCTGCCCGCCGAACCCGCGATGCTCGCCGAACTGCCCGCGCCGTCGCTCGCCGAAAATATGGTGCGGATCAACAAGGAGAGCCAGAATCTCCACACCGAACTGATGCTGCGGCGCGTGTCGCGACAGGCGGGCAGCGGCTCGATCGCCGACGGTCAGGCGGTGATGCAGCGGGTGATGACGCAGGCGGGACTGCCTGCGACCGCCTATCACTTCGCCGACGGGTCGGGCATGTCGAGCTATAACCGCATCACGCCGCGCGCCGCCGTCGGCCTGCTCAGCTGGATCGCGCGCCAGCCGTGGAGCATGGCGTGGCGCGGCACGCTGCCGATCGCGGGACGCGATGGCACGCTGCAGAGCCGTTTCAAGGGCACGATCCTCGAAGGCAAGCTGTTCGCCAAGACCGGATCGCTCAACGCGTCGCGCGCGCTGTCGGGTTATCTGACGACGCGCAGCGGCCGGACGCTGATCTTCTCGGCGCTCGCCAACGACATGCCCGAGGACACCGATGCGCAGGCCACCGCCGCGGTCGACCGCGCGCTCGTGGCGATTGCCGAGGCGCTTTAG
- a CDS encoding penicillin acylase family protein, translating into MIQRRAFLLTSVALVAMPGSLFAKPRVKGTAQTIGLSGARAPVEVIEDELGVPHVRAASLHDAFFGQGYLVARDRLFQIDMEHRRDMGRMAEAFGPRFVAADKAARLFLYRGDVEAELAALPPDVLECARGYVAGVNARIAELAADPAQLPLEYGILGISPLRWDIHDLVRNRGIGMGDADDEVRRAQLQARGLLDADQLMVPLRPAWAFTVPEGLDCAAVSDADLGVLDPANRPMDFDPVQEASLDPEQRWTDRFALGSNAWTISPSRSATGRPILANDPHLGIGRASPRHMCHLSAPGLDVIGAGAPGLPGIMQGHTDRFAFGRTNFHIDQTDLFVLRTKEGDPGRYWHKGKWKAFETFEDEILVKGAPSERVTLRYAAGRPIVSDDAARNRAVAFATVSMLPGANQRFAIIAINLSKDWASLRKAFKLHVSPTNLHYADIDGNTGWQTIGFTPRRPKHDGLFPAPGDGAFDWTGILPVEDMPHVYNPREGWFASANQMNLPAGYPYRERIISFSWSDPFRYDRVAEVLRAQPKHRIEDSIALQHDVQSLPARALLKLLPANPTPAAALAAALLRRWDCGIEADSAAALLYEMVMPALSTAFYDRIVPAGARDLIASVNLSEMLRLLASPDKRLGPDPAAARDALVDGALAAGWTKAVELGGPDPARWRWGDLHRVTIAHPLASNPAIAAAFPKIEGGRSGGDGTTPMARGFNPKRGFNVSHGASYLFVADVGAWDNSRFLLLPGQSADPRSPRYRDFYPYWLAGAMQPLWYSKAAVDRHSAYRLTLTPV; encoded by the coding sequence TTGATCCAGCGCCGCGCGTTTTTGCTGACTTCGGTCGCGCTTGTCGCGATGCCGGGAAGTCTTTTCGCGAAACCCCGGGTCAAGGGCACCGCGCAAACGATCGGCCTGTCCGGCGCGCGCGCGCCGGTCGAGGTGATCGAAGACGAGCTGGGGGTGCCGCACGTCCGCGCCGCCTCGCTGCACGATGCCTTCTTCGGGCAGGGCTATCTCGTCGCGCGCGACCGGCTGTTCCAGATCGACATGGAGCATCGCCGCGACATGGGGCGGATGGCCGAAGCCTTCGGGCCGCGCTTCGTCGCCGCCGACAAGGCGGCGCGGCTCTTCCTCTATCGCGGCGACGTCGAAGCCGAACTCGCGGCGCTGCCGCCCGACGTGCTCGAATGCGCGCGCGGCTATGTTGCCGGGGTGAACGCCCGGATCGCGGAACTGGCGGCCGATCCGGCGCAGCTGCCGCTCGAATATGGCATCCTGGGGATCAGCCCGCTGCGCTGGGACATCCACGATCTGGTGCGCAATCGCGGCATCGGCATGGGCGACGCCGACGACGAGGTGCGCCGCGCGCAGCTTCAGGCGCGCGGGCTGCTCGACGCCGACCAGCTGATGGTGCCGCTGCGCCCCGCATGGGCCTTCACCGTGCCCGAAGGGCTCGACTGCGCGGCGGTGAGCGACGCCGACCTCGGCGTGCTCGATCCTGCGAACCGCCCGATGGATTTCGACCCGGTGCAGGAAGCATCGCTCGACCCTGAACAGCGTTGGACCGACCGCTTCGCGCTGGGCAGCAATGCTTGGACGATTTCGCCGTCGCGCAGCGCGACGGGGCGGCCGATCCTCGCCAACGATCCGCACCTCGGCATCGGCCGCGCCAGCCCGCGGCATATGTGCCATCTGTCGGCACCGGGGCTCGACGTCATCGGCGCCGGCGCGCCGGGGCTGCCCGGCATCATGCAGGGGCACACCGACCGCTTCGCCTTTGGCCGCACCAATTTCCACATCGACCAGACCGACCTGTTCGTTCTGCGCACCAAGGAAGGCGATCCCGGCCGATACTGGCACAAGGGCAAGTGGAAGGCGTTCGAAACCTTCGAGGACGAGATACTGGTCAAGGGTGCGCCGAGCGAACGCGTGACATTGCGCTATGCCGCGGGGCGCCCGATCGTGTCGGACGACGCCGCGCGCAATCGCGCGGTCGCGTTCGCCACGGTCAGCATGTTGCCCGGCGCCAACCAGCGGTTCGCGATCATCGCGATCAATCTGTCGAAGGATTGGGCGTCGCTGCGGAAGGCGTTCAAGCTGCACGTGTCGCCGACCAACCTCCATTATGCCGACATCGACGGCAACACCGGCTGGCAGACGATCGGCTTCACCCCGCGCCGCCCGAAGCACGACGGGCTGTTTCCCGCGCCGGGCGATGGCGCTTTCGACTGGACGGGCATCTTGCCGGTCGAGGATATGCCCCATGTCTATAACCCGCGCGAAGGCTGGTTCGCCTCGGCCAACCAGATGAACCTGCCCGCGGGTTATCCGTATCGCGAGCGGATCATCAGCTTCAGCTGGAGCGACCCCTTCCGCTACGATCGCGTCGCCGAGGTGCTGCGCGCCCAGCCGAAGCACCGGATCGAGGACAGCATCGCGCTCCAGCACGACGTCCAGTCGCTTCCCGCGCGCGCGCTGCTGAAGCTGCTTCCCGCCAACCCCACGCCGGCCGCCGCGCTCGCGGCCGCGTTGCTCCGGCGATGGGATTGCGGGATCGAGGCGGATAGCGCCGCCGCGCTGCTGTACGAAATGGTGATGCCCGCGCTGTCGACGGCCTTTTACGACCGGATCGTGCCTGCGGGCGCGCGCGACCTGATCGCGTCGGTCAATTTGTCAGAAATGCTGCGCCTCCTCGCGTCGCCCGACAAGCGGCTGGGCCCCGATCCCGCCGCCGCGCGCGACGCGCTGGTCGACGGCGCGCTGGCGGCAGGATGGACGAAGGCGGTCGAACTCGGCGGCCCCGATCCGGCGCGCTGGCGTTGGGGTGATCTGCACCGCGTGACGATCGCGCATCCGCTGGCATCGAACCCGGCGATCGCGGCTGCTTTTCCAAAGATCGAGGGTGGCCGGTCGGGCGGCGACGGGACGACACCGATGGCGCGCGGCTTCAACCCCAAGCGCGGTTTCAACGTGTCGCACGGCGCAAGCTATCTGTTCGTCGCCGACGTCGGCGCGTGGGACAACAGCCGCTTCCTGCTGCTGCCCGGCCAGTCCGCCGATCCGCGCTCGCCGCGCTATCGTGACTTTTATCCATACTGGCTGGCGGGGGCGATGCAGCCCTTGTGGTACAGCAAGGCGGCGGTCGACCGGCATTCCGCCTATCGACTGACATTGACGCCCGTCTAA